From a single Aspergillus puulaauensis MK2 DNA, chromosome 2, nearly complete sequence genomic region:
- a CDS encoding WW domain-containing protein (InterPro:IPR036020,IPR001202;~PFAM:PF00397;~go_function: GO:0005515 - protein binding [Evidence IEA]), whose product MPSAHPAPQSTPPPLPEGWIQEWDKYHQRAYFVETKTGAAQWECPRDPRQSEKERESESEKHNLHDVYQQCNTNTTSHRPKKDSWRYDATNTSKPSEVSLSETGPWAPSDSEIDKVDRII is encoded by the exons ATGCCATCAGCCCATCCTGCCCCTCAGAGCACCCCGCCGCCGCTCCCCGAGGGCTGGATCCAGGAGTGGGACAAATATCACCAGCGTGCATACTTTGTCGAGACGAAAACGGGCGCTGCGCAGTGGGAGTGCCCGAGAGATCCTAGGCAAagcgaaaaagaaagagaaagtgAGAGCGAGAAACACAATTTGCATG ACGTGTATCAACAGTGTAACACAAATACTACTAGTCATCGGCCCAAGAAGGATTCGTGGAGATACGATGCTACCAATACTAGCA AACCGAGCGAGGTTTCGCTGTCAGAAACAGGGCCATGGGCACCCTCAGATAGCGAGATTGACAAGGTGGATAGGATTATTTGA
- a CDS encoding putative Patatin family phospholipase (COG:I;~EggNog:ENOG410PI73;~InterPro:IPR021771,IPR016035,IPR002641;~PFAM:PF11815,PF01734;~go_function: GO:0004806 - triglyceride lipase activity [Evidence IEA];~go_process: GO:0006629 - lipid metabolic process [Evidence IEA]): MSPVTDPLIPSTWHGKSKHPANHASRDSARNGYRPRLNLDTVPSLASVVRGSLSWAGSVWKSDDVISSKHGFEEEPRSETDERKQVLYLRLRNAVSAEEWKECARELDELENNNAWKETFECDEYDPVLVRERLEQLEVARQSCDVSRMLHLIRTSLSRDLGGMSNVSLYKHTHFGTKNLIDHYITSAVETISSLVEVSGGNRCDAAETRYILDQLLAARQAFGRSALLFSGGATFGMNHIGVLKSLWMSNLLPRIISGASAGSIVCAVFCTRTEDELPALLASFPYGDFSVFDEEDSEENIFHKTARFLKHGAFLDINHLANSMRNWLGDLTFQEAYNRTRRILNICVSSVGVYELPKLLNYITAPNVLIWSAVAVSCSVPVVFSPSTLMAKDPMTGKPVPWDDLHKQYIDGSVDGDLPMNRLSEMFNVNHFIVSQVNPHIVPFLPKDDEPKSVAVPTSKATRLFHTVSHLAKDEIMHRMAVLTELGVFPNSFTKTISIMNQKYSGDINIYPEILYAHFPRILKNPTTDFMLKACLCGERATWPKLARIRNHCAIELALDSAIQKMRARVALAHSQANLTVNALYRSTDGSADRGRRRRGSYNHEIEKRKRVASRLRRPGVARVGRSLSHSFESSQSKADLEMMDWAWMHDSGVGPRSLELVSSSERGTDAGPSFGFSVPEHNYFSPDPECSIECSKLSSSTSSSTPSLPPLASSSEDPAKNSGSYKLRPGSLSPTSRRYTLPTRSMSPPRLAPRMTPATPKC, translated from the exons ATGTCGCCTGTCACCGATCCACTGATACCCTCAACGTGGCATGGCAAGAGCAAACACCCCGCCAACCATGCCTCACGAGACTCCGCCCGGAATGGCTACCGTCCGCGCCTGAACTTGGATACCGTGCCGTCGCTGGCCTCGGTCGTGCGAGGTTCGCTCTCGTGGGCTGGCAGCGTATGGAAGTCCGACGATGTTATATCGAGCAAGCACGGATTCGAGGAGGAACCGCGCTCCGAGACGGATGAGCGCAAGCAAGTCTTGTACCTGCGGTTGCGTAAT GCTGTTTCCGCCGAGGAATGGAAAGAATGCGCCCGCGAACTGGATGAACTCGAAAATAACAATGCGTGGAAGGAGACGTTTGAGTGCGACGAGTATGACCCGGTTCTTGTTCGAGAGCGCCTCGAACAGCTGGAAGTCGCTCGCCAAAGCTGCGATGTTAGCCGCATGCTGCACCTGATTCGCACCTCGCTAAGTCGTGATCTGGGGGGCATGAGCAATGTCTCCCTTTACAAGCACACCCATTTTGGCACCAAGAACCTGATCGACCATTATATAACGTCGGCCGTTGAGACGATATCGTCTCTGGTGGAAGTGTCCGGCGGCAACCGGTGCGATGCGGCGGAGACGAGGTATATCCTTGACCAGCTCTTAGCTGCGCGACAGGCCTTTGGCCGGAGTGCGCTTCTCTTCTCGGGTGGGGCTACCTTTGGAATGAATCATATCGGTGTCTTGAAATCGCTTTGGATGTccaatcttcttccgcgcATTATCTCGGGCGCCTCTGCCGGCAGTATCGTCTGCGCAGTATTCTGCACTCGCACCGAGGATGAACTCCCTGCTCTGCTGGCCTCTTTCCCTTACGGTGATTTCTCTGTgtttgacgaggaagatagCGAGGAAAATATCTTCCACAAGACCGCACGATTTCTCAAACACGGAGCATTTTTAGATATCAACCACCTGGCTAATTCCATGAGAAACTGGCTTGGAGACCTTACCTTTCAAGAGGCATATAACCGAACACGCAGGATTCTCAACATATGTGTTTCCAGCGTTGGGGTGTACGAACTCCCGAAGCTTTTGAACTATATCACGGCCCCCAACGTCTTGATTTGGTCTGCTGT TGCCGTATCATGTTCGGTCCCAGTAGTCTTTTCTCCGTCTACGCTCATGGCTAAGGATCCAATGACGGGCAAGCCTGTCCCATGGGATGACCTCCACAAACAGTATATAGACGGGTCTGTGGACGGTGACTTGCCCATGAACCGCTTGTCAGAAATGTTCAACGTCAACCATTTCATCGTTTCCCAGGTAAACCCACATATTGTGCCGTTCCTCCCAAAGGATGATGAGCCGAAGAGTGTGGCTGTACCAACGTCAAAGGCCACTCGACTCTTCCATACCGTTTCGCATCTTGCAAAGGACGAGATTATGCATCGAATGGCAGTATTGACGGAACTTGGCGTTTTTCCGAATTCATTTACCAAGACCATCTCAATCATGAACCAGAAGTACTCTGGAGACATCAACATCTATCCAGAGATTCTTTACGCGCACTTTCCTCGGATACTGAAAAACCCGACCACCGACTTTATGCTCAAAGCATGTCTTTGCGGGGAGCGAGCGACATGGCCGAAGCTTGCACGGATCCGCAATCACTGCGCTATCGAGCTAGCCCTGGACTCTGCCATCCAGAAAATGCGCGCACGAGTAGCTTTAGCTCACAGCCAGGCAAACCTGACGGTGAACGCACTTTACCGTTCAACCGACGGTAGTGCAGACCGTGGACGTAGGAGAAGGGGATCCTACAATcacgagatcgagaagaggaagcgcgTTGCAAGCCGATTGAGGCGACCTGGTGTAGCGAGAGTCGGAAGATCGTTATCTCACAGCTTCGAATCAAGCCAGTCGAAAGCCGATCTAGAAATGATGGATTGGGCCTGGATGCACGACTCTGGGGTCGGACCTAGGAGTTTGGAGCTTGTCTCTAGCAGCGAACGCGGGACGGACGCGGGGCCGTCTTTCGGTTTTTCTGTGCCTGAGCATAATTATTTCTCGCCGGACCCCGAATGTAGTATCGAGTGTTCGAAactctcctcatccacatCGTCGTCGACACCTTCGTTACCGCCACTGGCATCATCTTCTGAAGACCCCGCCAAAAATTCTGGTTCTTACAAGCTCCGCCCTGGCTCGctttctccaacttccaggCGCTATACGTTACCGACACGGTCAATGTCTCCGCCTCGGTTGGCTCCCAGAATGACACCTGCTACACCGAAATGTTGA
- a CDS encoding putative extracelular cellulose binding protein (Cip2) (CAZy:CE15;~COG:S;~EggNog:ENOG410QEGK;~InterPro:IPR029058;~SECRETED:SignalP(1-20)), protein MAPIRKLILALALDFLQVQAQCPSLPSSPSLQPISTLPDPFSWYPAQEGRISSTDDWACRRAHITTLLQQLELGEKPPTPSSITATPSSTTLSITASSSGKSISFDVDISYPTSGTGTGNGSYPAIIAYGGLSLPLPEGIATITFPNDLIAEQTDTSSRGKGLFYDLYGADHSASAMTAWAWGVSVLIDALEQSGSNSTNIDTTRLAVTGCSRNGKGALVAGAFDDRIALTIPQESGTGGSGCWRLADAEDAESGAGSVQTASQIVTENVWFSTSFEVYVDDVDSLPFDHHMLAGLIAPRALLSLDNVGYEWLGPWSSLGCMQAARGVWEALGVQDRMGYSLASDHGHCQFPEEQSGDLDVFLRRFLLGEEGVDTDVEKDYPNLGFDRDAWIDWDVPVL, encoded by the coding sequence ATGGCTCCTATTCGCAAACTCATCCTcgctctggctctggacttcctccaagtccaagcccaATGCCCTTCCCTCCCCTCTTCCCCGTCTCTACAACCCATCTCAACCCTCCCCGACCCATTCTCCTGGTATCCTGCCCAAGAAGGCCGCATCTCCAGTACAGACGACTGGGCCTGCCGGCGCGCACACATCACCACACTCCTGCAACAGCTCGAGCTCGGCGAGAAACCACCCACCCCGTCGTCAATCACTGCAACTCCATCCAGCACCACCCTCTCAATCACAGCATCCTCGTCCGGAAAGAGCATCTCCTTCGACGTCGACATATCGTACCCGACATCAGGAACCGGTACCGGCAACGGATCATACCCAGCCATAATCGCCTACGGCGGCCTTAGTCTCCCTCTCCCCGAAGGCATCGCAACAATCACCTTCCCCAACGACCTAATCGCCGAACAAACCGACACCTCAAGTCGTGGAAAAGGCCTATTCTACGACCTCTATGGGGCAGACCATTCGGCATCTGCCATGACCGCCTGGGCCTGGGGTGTATCCGTCCTTATTGACGCTTTGGAGCAGTCTGGCTCTAACTCTACTAACATCGACACCACCAGACTAGCAGTCACGGGCTGTTCACGCAACGGCAAAGGCGCGCTAGTCGCAGGTGCATTCGACGACCGGATCGCCCTGACGATTCCCCAGGAATCAGGCACGGGCGGGTCAGGATGTTGGCGGCTGGCGGACGCCGAAGATGCAGAGTCCGGGGCTGGGTCTGTGCAGACAGCAAGCCAGATCGTTACGGAGAATGTATGGTTCTCGACCTCGTTCGAGGTGTATGTTGACGATGTGGATTCCCTGCCGTTTGACCACCATATGCTGGCTGGATTGATTGCCCCGCGGGCACTGCTCTCGCTTGATAATGTGGGTTATGAGTGGTTGGGGCCTTGGTCGTCGCTGGGGTGTATGCAGGCTGCGAGGGGGGTTTGGGAGGCGCTGGGCGTGCAGGATCGGATGGGGTATTCGTTGGCGAGTGACCATGGCCATTGCCAGTTTCCGGAGGAGCAGAGTGGTGATTTGGATGTGTTTCTTCGCAGGTTTTTGCTAGGTGAGGAGGGGGTTGATACGGATGTTGAGAAGGATTATCCCAACTTGGGGTTTGACCGTGATGCCTGGATCGATTGGGACGTGCCAGTTTTGTAG
- a CDS encoding uncharacterized protein (COG:S;~EggNog:ENOG410PGZI;~TransMembrane:6 (o20-43i50-71o83-104i116-140o160-180i201-222o)) → MSLIDEGNNLNSQIPTSVTYVVTSVLSIALYNVIELTFLLFFTFKRRAGLYFWSFLFSSWGIAVYAVGLILKDFHIADNIPAFYATLIVFGWCAMVTGQSLVLYSRLHLIVRRRIILRSVLAMIIVNAIVLHIPTIVLCYGANSADFQRFIFPYAVLERIQVALFFVQESIISTLYLYYMSKLFYMGGTLSEAHGQAGRRLMLHLIYMNLGVLGLDVCILVLEFTGRYASQTAAKGLIYSVKLKLEFNILNRLVDVARRASDSSGPEYGDGPGQHQHEAHGGVSLCGLWKCSCPWDVFASRVKKAIGERGHASG, encoded by the coding sequence ATGTCCCTAATCGATGAGGGCAACAACCTCAACTCGCAAATCCCAACCTCAGTCACCTACGTCGTCACCTCCgtcctctccatcgcccTCTACAATGTCATCGAGCTcaccttccttctcttcttcaccttcaagCGCCGCGCGGGCCTCTACTTCtggagcttcctcttctcctcctgggGCATCGCCGTCTACGCCGTCGGCCTCATCCTGAAAGACTTCCACATCGCAGACAACATCCCCGCCTTCTACGCAACCCTGATCGTCTTCGGCTGGTGCGCCATGGTCACCGGGCAGTCGCTGGTTCTGTACTCGCGCCTGCACCTCATCGTGCGCCGGCGTATAATCCTTCGCTCCGTCCTAGCCATGATCATCGTCAATGCAATCGTCCTGCACATCCCCACCATCGTGCTCTGCTACGGCGCAAACTCGGCGGATTTCCAGCGCTTCATTTTCCCGTACGCCGTCCTCGAGCGCATCCAGGTggcgctcttcttcgtccagGAATCTATCATCTCAACCCTCTACCTCTACTACATGTCCAAGCTCTTCTACATGGGGGGGACGCTAAGCGAGGCGCACGGGCAGGCTGGGCGCCGGCTCATGCTGCATCTGATATACATGAACCTGGGTGTCTTGGGGCTGGATGTGTGTATTCTGGTCCTGGAATTCACGGGTCGGTATGCGTCGCAGACGGCGGCGAAGGGGCTGATCTATAGtgtgaagctgaagctggagtttAATATTCTGAATCGGCTGGTGGATGTTGCGAGGCGGGCGAGTGACTCGTCGGGTCCGGAATATGGGGATGGGCCAGGCCAGCATCAGCATGAGGCGCATGGCGGGGTGAGTCTTTGTGGGCTTTGGAAGTGTTCTTGTCCGTGGGATGTGTTTGCGAGtagggtgaagaaggcgattGGGGAGAGGGGGCATGCCAGTGGGTAA
- a CDS encoding uncharacterized protein (COG:S;~EggNog:ENOG410PNSM;~InterPro:IPR000073,IPR029058;~MEROPS:MER0045469;~PFAM:PF12697), translated as MAKHLPSPTHSFTIPSIYDGIQLSCRIYLPQQLVSDLANTSQWRVRGAVVAHPYASLGGCYDDPVVSFIGGELLDAGYVVGTFNFRGAGDSQGRTSWTAKPELADYVSFYGFMLFYLRCLNLELASQSDKRSSDEAIHLILGGYSYGSLLASHLPGNEVVADLFKDSIQGSPAHGILLTAQTVCALSKDDIPRSTQPSPNPVAQSAGQEAKDLLQSSSTAISYLLVSPLLPPINLFLTLFLDLSLEVDTRASGQRRHIPCPKPAEQLCTHRTLAIYGDEDTFTSVSKLRKWSSELSAGPQSLFTSTEIEGAGHFWREDGVEHEARQSLRTWLNRLP; from the exons ATGGCAAAGCATCTCCCCTCTCCAACCCactccttcaccatcccatcTATCTATGACGGCATCCAGCTCTCTTGTCGGATATATCTCCCACAGCAACTAGTATCAGATTTGGCAAATACTTCCCAATGGCGCGTTCGGGGAGCCGTCGTCGCGCATCCATACGCTTCACTCGGGGGCTGTTATGACGATCCGGTCGTGAGCTTTATCGGCGGAGAACTGCTTGACGCAGGCTACGTAGTTGGCACATTCAATTTTCG TGGCGCTGGTGATTCTCAAGGGCGGACTAGCTGGACCGCGAAGCCTGAACTGGCAGATTATGTTTCGTTTTATGGGTTCATGCTGTTTTACTTGCGGTGCTTGAATCTGGAGCTTGCCTCTCAATCGGATAAACGGAGTTCTGACGAAGCGATCCACCTCATACTTGGCGGTTACTCGTACGGGTCGCTACTCGCATCTCACCTGCCAGGAAATGAGGTTGTCGCGGATCTTTTCAAGGACAGCATACAAGGCAGTCCAGCCCACGGGATTCTCCTCACAGCACAGACTGTCTGCGCATTGTCAAAAGACGATATTCCACGATCAACTCAACCCTCACCGAATCCAGTTGCGCAGAGTGCAGGCCAAGAGGCAAAGGATTTGCTACAATCTTCTAGCACGGCAATTTCATATCTTCTTGTTTCCCCGCTCTTACCTCCCATCAACTTATTTCTGACCTTGTTCCTGGATCTATCGTTGGAGGTGGACACTCGGGCATCAGGGCAACGGAGACATATTCCTTGCCCCAAACCTGCAGAGCAGCTCTGCACACATCGCACGCTCGCGATTTACGGTGACGAGGATACGTTTACCTCTGTGAGCAAGTTACGAAAATGGTCAAGCGAGCTCAGTGCTGGGCCCCAAAGTCTATTCACGTCAACTGAGATTGAGGGAGCGGGGCATTTCTGGAGGGAAGATGGTGTCGAGCACGAGGCAAGACAGTCATTGCGGACGTGGTTGAATCGGTTGCCTTGA
- a CDS encoding uncharacterized protein (COG:S;~EggNog:ENOG410Q1MX) produces the protein MKNPLKIMTAIIEKIRRKRRVSSELDSRWGDVAISSPNEGSWNQYERASAKTTAPVSSRSTDHAHSQEPKQILKPPSQPQVSISRGGLPSRKDAFIDSSITVPTGYYDAKVRRQAKGKTRSPKTRHVQPKHITLPKSWEENRHGDSSADEAEDDIPALGSEKRGTEDANSRGSKSPPLSVTSRMRRCSGQSTSTDAIFSVPGTASSQRTSFSVDDPRLARHTPQHEKKPPHGTKAGDAGPIPAAQELVPSYDDLYG, from the coding sequence ATGAAAAATCCGTTGAAAATCATGACAGCCATCATTGAGAAAATTCGGAGGAAGCGCAGAGTCTCGTCGGAACTCGACTCGCGATGGGGCGATGTGGCTATTTCCTCCCCCAACGAAGGCTCGTGGAACCAGTATGAAAGAGCCTCTGCAAAGACCACCGCTCCAGTATCCTCACGCTCAACCGATCACGCCCACAGTCAAGAACCGAAGCAAATCTTGAAACCGCCCTCTCAACCACAAGTCTCTATCAGCAGAGGTGGTCTTCCCAGTCGAAAAGATGCCTTCATCGACTCCTCCATAACTGTGCCTACGGGCTACTATGATGCGAAAGTACGACGTCAAGCGAAGGGGAAAACCCGTTCTCCCAAAACACGACACGTTCAGCCCAAGCATATAACTCTGCCAAAGTCCTGGGAGGAAAACCGACATGGTGACAGTTCGGCGGATGAGGCTGAAGACGACATCCCCGCGCTTGGATCTGAAAAGCGAGGAACTGAAGATGCCAATTCTCGTGGTTCGAAATCACCTCCATTATCAGTTACCTCTCGGATGCGCCGCTGCAGCGGCCAAAGTACATCGACCGATGCGATATTCTCCGTGCCAGGGACAGCGAGCTCCCAGCGAACTAGTTTCAGTGTCGACGACCCTCGACTCGCACGACATACACCGCAACACGAGAAGAAGCCTCCCCATGGTACGAAGGCTGGCGACGCGGGGCCGATCCCTGCAGCGCAGGAACTGGTCCCTTCGTACGACGATCTGTATGGATGA
- a CDS encoding uncharacterized protein (COG:S;~EggNog:ENOG410Q202), whose amino-acid sequence MPCLPVTAGIIFFLIKKRKWDRIKQCEERLIDYQLTPGTGTGYSSKLNSRSVTPEDYQVYYPMTSPPPPTSTTAATAPAAYPHYPQAPTQAQTGGQQDRPALGHRTRGMSAPASTTLSTLTTGQPQPQAQTRAQHLTPESPPPAYQTLHARYDPSRYSQISARFSSAFDGPRSSSSTVGNPNRNTRGYTVSGMLPTTPESSSWFQQQQQQSYQYQPGPAVSGSGSGPASTWTSSSGAVTTTASSSSNSASRESTSEERGPRRPRPVLSRLITNL is encoded by the coding sequence ATGCCCTGTCTACCAGTCACCGCAGgaatcatcttcttcctcatcaaaaAGCGTAAATGGGACCGCATCAAGCAATGCGAAGAGCGTCTAATCGACTACCAGCTCACACCAGGCACCGGCACGGGCTATTCATCCAAGCTGAACTCCCGCTCCGTCACCCCAGAGGATTACCAGGTCTATTACCCGATgacctcgccgccgccgcctacATCTACCACGGCggcaacagctccagcagcgtACCCACATTACCCACAGGCACCGACACAAGCACAGACAGGAGGACAACAAGACAGACCCGCCCTTGGACATCGGACAAGAGGGATGTCTGCACCGGCCTCAACAACCTTATCGACATTGACTACAGggcagccccagccccaggcGCAAACCCGGGCCCAGCATCTTACCCCCGAATCTCCACCCCCGGCATATCAAACCCTGCACGCGCGCTACGATCCCTCGCGCTACTCGCAAATCAGTGCGCGGTTCTCGTCCGCGTTTGACGGGCCACGGTCTAGCTCGAGTACTGTTGGGAATCCGAATCGGAACACTCGAGGTTATACGGTCTCTGGTATGCTGCCGACCACGCCTGAGTCTTCGTCGTGgtttcagcagcagcagcagcagtcgtATCAATATCAGCCTGGACCTGCTgtgtctgggtctgggtctgggccTGCATCAACCTGGACATCGTCTTCGGGGGCAGTGACGACAACGGCGTCGTCTAGTTCAAATAGCGCTTCAAGGGAATCAACGTCTGAGGAGCGAGGACCTCGCCGTCCGCGACCGGTCCTGTCTCGTTTGATAACGAATCTGTGA
- the NMD3 gene encoding ribosome-binding protein NMD3 (BUSCO:EOG09262CA4;~COG:J;~EggNog:ENOG410PFAM;~InterPro:IPR007064,IPR039768;~PFAM:PF04981;~go_function: GO:0043023 - ribosomal large subunit binding [Evidence IEA]) yields the protein MDIDTPVPMAPQTNDAGETPTTLCYNCGAPLVGTTICPDCMKLQVDISQGIQREAVLNLCRDCERWLLPPTSWQVAAPESRELLALCLKKLKGLNKIRVIDAGFIWTEPHSRRIKVKLTIQDSVSDGVILQQTFEVIYIVMYQQCPECQKSYTPNTWRASVQVRQNVLHKRTFLYLEQLILKHRAHQNTINIKEAKNGIDFFFAQRNHAEGFLDFLHSAVPVEVSKSQQIISEDIHTSTKSYKFTYSAKIVPVCKDDLVVLPIKLAKQLGNISPLLLCTRIGTSLSFLDTNTLQTADLSSRIYWRAPFTSLAEAKDLVEFIVLDVEPTGYNKGKWFQSEVTVARASDFSGDKQFFTRTHLGSIIHPGDSVLGYMLTGSNFNNAQFDEIEASNTYKSTIPDVVLVKKYYPRRSKHSKRKWKLKRMDTEHDPYLLPNNKESVENDFELFLRDVEEDQDLRQTLALYKNKQKDDTASVADTDMMNDDEEEVPKINMDELLDDFDELEIDDNMQG from the exons aTGGATATTGATACCCCGGTGCCTATGGCACCACAGACCAACGATGCAGGCGAGACACCGAC AACGCTCTGCTACAACTGCGGGGCGCCCTTAGTTGGAACGACGATATGTCCCGATTGCATGAAACTTCAGGTCGATATATCCCAAGGAATTCAACGAGAGGCAGTCCTTAACCTTTGTCGCGACTGCGAGCGCTGGCTCCTACCACCGACCTCATGGCAGGTCGCTGCCCCCGAGTCGCGAGAGTTGTTGGCGCTGTgtttgaagaagctgaagggaCTGAACAAAATTCGAGTGATTGACGCTGGATTCATCTGGACCGAACCGCACTCGCGTAGAATCAAGGTCAAGCTCACCATTCAAGACTCGGTGTCCGACGGCGTGATTTTACAACAGACTTTCGAGGTCATATACATCGTCATGTACCAGCAGTGCCCGGAGTGTCAAAAGTCATACACCCCCAACACATGGCGGGCTTCCGTCCAAGTGCGACAAAACGTTCTCCACAAGCGAACCTTCCTGTACCTCgaacagctcatcctcaaacACAGAGCACACCAAAACACGATCAACATCAAGGAGGCCAAGAACGGAATCGATTTCTTTTTTGCTCAGCGGAATCATGCGGAGGGGTTCCTTGATTTCCTTCATTCTGCAGTGCCGGTAGAAGTGAGCAAGTCGCAACAGATCATCTCCGAGGATATCCATACATCGACGAAATCTTACAAGTTCACCTACTCTGCCAAGATTGTGCCTGTCTGCAAGGACGATCTGGTGGTTCTCCCGATCAAGCTCGCGAAACAACTAGGAAATATCTCTCCCCTGTTGCTTTGCACACGGATCGGCACCTCGCTCAGCTTTCTTGACACCAACACCCTTCAGACCGCGGACCTCAGTTCACGGATATACTGGCGAGCGCCTTTTACCTCTCTAGCAGAGGCCAAAGATCTTGTCGAGTTCATTGTCCTGGACGTTGAACCAACTGGATACAACAAGGGTAAATGGTTCCAGTCTGAAGTGACTGTCGCTCGGGCGTCTGATTTCAGTGGGGACAAGCAATTTTTCACTCGGACGCATCTCGGCAGCATTATTCATCCTGGTGATTCTGTCCTGGGCTATATGCTGACGGGGtccaacttcaacaacgcCCAGTTTGACGAGATCGAGGCATCCAACACCTACAAGTCCACAATTCCAGACGTCGTTCTCGTCAAGAAATACTACCCAAGACGCTCGAAGCACAGCAAGCGCAAGTGGAAGCTCAAGCGTATGGACACGGAACATGATCCCTACCTCCTACCGAACAACAAAGAGTCTGTGGAGAATGACTTTGAGCTGTTCTTGCGTGATGTAGAAGAGGACCAGGATCTTCGCCAGACGCTGGCATTATACAAGAACAAGCAGAAGGATGACACCGCGAGTGTTGCGGACACTGACATGATGaacgatgacgaggaggaggtacCGAAAATCAACATGGATGAGCTACTGGATGACTTTGACGAACTCGAAATCGACGACAACATGCAAGGATAG